In Cucurbita pepo subsp. pepo cultivar mu-cu-16 chromosome LG10, ASM280686v2, whole genome shotgun sequence, the DNA window ACCAAATTTGTTCCACAACCGACTCGAACGCTATATTCTTCGAGACGGTGGTAGAACGTTCTAAGAACACGAAACATCAAAATCACCAACTAATTCTTAGTACCATTTACATATAAGATAACCCATTATACAGCAATTCATACAAGGTTGAAAGAAGCTGACAAAGTGGGATGATTTGACTGCTTGTTTTGTGTCAGTGTCTCACAGGTAGCTCTTGTTCTGTCATTCATGCACTCTGTAAGAGCCtatctcttctctttttgtctttgtttGTAAAAACGACAAGAGCCGAGGTTGTTGGCCAAACCAACACATGGGAAGCATGCGTGCAAGACTCTATGCTCATACCTTATTTACTTCAGgacaaaacacaaaacaaacaaacaaacaaacaaaacggACGTATGATTTTATTCAAACTGCTTAATTGTTGTTGCTTTAATTCAAGATTCCCCCAAACAACAAAGCCTAATCCTTTTGCAAATCATCGAGCTTTCAATGGATAAAATTGAGCACATCTTCGTGGAAGTTCATGGCGGCTTGAAAATCCACGTGGCGGCGGTCGGAACCGGTGATCAATTTCTCCGCCCCTATGGGAACTTGCTTGTTCTTTTGTTCTCTGTTTTGATGTTCTTTCTTTCAGGTTCTAATGTGGTGGTTTTTCTTCATGGATTTCCTGAGATTTGGTACTCCTGGCGCCATCAGATGATTGCTGTGGCTAACGCTGGATTCCGAGCAATCGCTCTCGATTATAGAGGTTATGGACTCTCCGATTCCCCGGCCGAGCCCTCGAAGACTACTTACAATGATCTGATTACCGATCTCCTTCAGATTCTCGACACTCTCCATATCCCTAAGGTACTGTTCTAGATGTATTGTTGTAACTCTCGTTTAGTTTTTAATCATTAATGAttcatattcttatttattttggttattaattCTCAGTATTCTCGTTTATTTAGTTAATGTATGAGAATTAGTATTGCTATGCGTTTTCTAACATTATTATGGGACGTGGAGTCATtgtcattttatatttgtctAGAGGCAATTCGGAGGAATTTTGACGAGAGactttgtagtgtgagagtGTGAGAGATACACTTGTAAACACTTTGGTTACAGTGACTGACTACCACCGGTGGATGTAGGGAAATTTCTTTTCTCCGAACCACATAAATTTTTgtgtctttttgtttaatttatatttatagatGTGTGAGTACAATCGATCGCTTCCACTTCCGCTACAACAATTGGATATCAAAACATTGTTGTTGTGGCATTTAGACAAcaacaaatgatatcagagcatTTTAGATTGTGACATTTGGACACAACAATTGAATGTCATAACATTTTGGTCGTGGCACTACGACACAACAAATACTATCAAAGCATTGAATGTTGTGGTATTACGATACAACAAGTGGTGGTATCAAAGCATTGAAAGTTGAGGCATTCAGGCACAACAAGCGGTATAAGAGCATTTTTGGTTGTAACATTCCGTTACAACAATTGGGTATCAAAACATTTTAGTTATAGCATAGCGACACTAACACTAAGTTTAATCTCGGTCGTGTTGATATATGTTGTACTAATTACAAGAACTGTGAATAGGTGTTTCTAGTGGGGAAAGACTTTGGAGCAATGCCAGCTTATTACTTTGCTATCAAAAACCCAGACAGGGCATTGGGAGTTGTGACAATGGGAGTGCCATTCTTGCCAATTAAACCCAAGTTCGAAGAAGGCCACCTCCCTGAAGGCTTCTACATTTCAAGATGGCAGGCATGATTCAACCCCACAATTTATAAGAACACCAACCATCAGCAGCTGATTTCAGTGGTTTAAAGTTCATCTTGTCTGATTCTTTTGTGCAGGAACCTGGCCGAGCAGAGGCTGATTTTGGTCGTTTTGATCCAAAAACTGTTGTTAAGAATGTGTATGTGCTGTTCTCTAGAAGTGAAATCCCAATAGCTCAAGAACACCAGGAGGTAATGGATTTGGTGGATTCATCTACCCCTCTTCCCCCTTGGTTTTCTGAAGAAGATCTAGCTGTTTATGGAGAGCTGTATGAGAAATCTGGATTTGAAACCGCACTAAAAGTTCCTTACAGGTTTGAATCttgtttatgatttatgaGTCTTCTGTTCAGGATTATtaggagtgagtcccacattggttaatttagtggaagatcataaatttataagtgatgaatactatctccattggtacgaggcattttggggaaccCCAAAGGAAAGTCATGAGactttatgctcaaagtggacaatatcataccattgtggagatccctGATTCATAACATGTATCAGAGTTATACCCTGATTCataaaagtgactaaagtgtcgaacaggGTGTACTAGCTccagaaaaaggagtcgagcttTGATTAAgggggaggcttatagtgtactttgttcgaggggaggattgttgaggattattgggagtttAAGCCATGATAGCTTATGCTCAGAGTGGAtaagatccgtgattcctaacatggtataagagtcatgccctaaacttagccatatcaatagaatcctcaaatatcgaacaaagaattgtgagtcacgaaggtgtagtcaaaagtgtcGAACAGGGTGTActtttgttcgaggactccagaaaaaggagtcgagcctcgattaaggggaggctatttgagagctccataagcctcaggggaggcttatagtgtactttgttcgaggggaggattgttgaggattattacTTTATCCATTGGCATGAGACCTTTTAGGGAAGCCCACAAcaaaaccacgagagtttatgctcaaagtggacaatatcataccattgtggagattcgtgattcctaacatattGTTCTAGCTTAAATGAGAATGAACATGAATATGAACATGATGATATCTATGATAGGTCAATTGGAGAAGATTGGGGAGTGAAAGATCCAAAACTCGAGATCCCAGCGCTTCTTATAATGGGTGAAAAGGATTATGTATTGAAGTTTCCGGGGATTGAGGAATATGTAAGAAGTGAAAAGGTGAAAGATTATGTTCCTAAACTGGAGATTGTGTTCCTACCTGAAGGATCCCACTTTGTTCAAGAACAATGCCCTGAAGAAGTTAATCAGCTGCTACTCACTTTCCTTGTCAAACATACTTGATTTGGATATCTCCACATAAACACTTCAAAATAATGATATCCATGTGAACCGTATGAACCGTGTGTGCGCGCATGTGCGTATGTGTTGGCTACTTTTGGACACCACAGTGACTGTCTTtctacttatatatatatcgatgCCTAGTATCGGTGAAAAATTTGAGTCTTTTTTTATGAGGTCGTCCACCGCTatccagatattgtcctatttcaatcttttctcaatgtttttaaaacggatttgttagggagaggttttcacactatGTTTTGTTTCggtctccaactgatgtgagatctcataatgcAGCTCTCTTTGGAGGCTAGCGTTCTTAgtggcacttgttcctctcttcaattcatgtggtatctcacaatctactccctttAGGACCCGGTGTTCTCAAGGcataatttgattattatatctaggattgtgagatcccacatcgattggagagagaaacaggtgctagtgaggatgctCGGActcgaaggaggtggattgtgagatctcatgagagttggagaagagaacgaaacattatttatgagggtgtgaaaaatctctctctagtagacgcgttttaaaactgtgaggttgacggggATTTGTAACGAAtgaaagcggacaatatctcccGGCAGcggaaataatatatattatttatctaaattttattgCAAAACCTCAATAATTGTTTTTCaaactaatttcaaattaaaaaagaatatatatttttcgaaaTTCGAGTATAATTCAAAGCAACcgaaaagggtattttggtaatttagaCTTTAGGAAGCCACCAAGAAAGCCCCCGCCCACAAACGACTTTCTTTTGGCTGTTGAAAGACTATGAGCGGTTGGGTTACATGAGATAATTGAAACAGAGCACAGTCCAAAATCTGAACTCATCTCCACTCACTcatttcccttttgagctctGGAATGGATCAAATTCAGCACAATTTCATCGAAGTTGCAGGCCTGAAGCTCCACGTAGCCGAAATCGGAACCGGTGATCACTCGTTTCTTCGCCAATTTCTTCACCGGAACTTGTTGTTTTGCTTACAAAAACATACTCTCTGTCTGCGTGTGCTCATCCttttcccatttttctttcaggTTCCAATGTCGTCGTCTTCCTCCACGGATTTCCGGAGATATGGTACTCATGGCGGTACCAGATGATCGCTCTTG includes these proteins:
- the LOC111803906 gene encoding bifunctional epoxide hydrolase 2-like: MDKIEHIFVEVHGGLKIHVAAVGTGSNVVVFLHGFPEIWYSWRHQMIAVANAGFRAIALDYRGYGLSDSPAEPSKTTYNDLITDLLQILDTLHIPKVFLVGKDFGAMPAYYFAIKNPDRALGVVTMGVPFLPIKPKFEEGHLPEGFYISRWQEPGRAEADFGRFDPKTVVKNVYVLFSRSEIPIAQEHQEVMDLVDSSTPLPPWFSEEDLAVYGELYEKSGFETALKVPYRSIGEDWGVKDPKLEIPALLIMGEKDYVLKFPGIEEYVRSEKVKDYVPKLEIVFLPEGSHFVQEQCPEEVNQLLLTFLVKHT